The following is a genomic window from Bosea sp. RAC05.
AGCGAGGCGACCTTGGCCTTGGCGGCATCGAGTGCCTTGTAGCGCTCGGCCTTGGTGCGGATCTGGTAGGCGGCACGGATGTCGGCGTCGACCAGCTTGAGCACGGCGTCGAGAACGGCGGAGTTATCGGCCGGCGTGTAGTCGCGCGGCTCCTTGGCGGCCTTCTCGGCCAGGCGGATGATCGCGTCGATCACCGGCTGGAAGTGCTTGTGGCCGAACATCACGGCGCCGAGCATGATCTCCTCGGAGAGCTGCTTGGCTTCCGACTCGACCATCAGCACGGCGTCGGGCGTGCCGGCGACGACGAGGTCGAGCTGCGACTCCTTGATCTCGTCGACCAGCGGGTTGAGCTTGTAGGCGCCGTCGAAATAGCCGACGCGGGCGGCACCGACAGGGCCGGTGAAGGGCACGCCCGACAGCGTCAGGGCGGCGGAGGCGGCGACCATCGCGACGATGTCGGGGTCGTTCTCGAGATCATGCTGCAGCACGGTGCAGACGACCTGCGTCTCGTTGCGGTAGCCCTCGACGAAGAGCGGGCGGATCGGCCGGTCGATCAGGCGCGAGACCAGCGTCTCCTTCTCGGTCGGGCGGCCTTCGCGCTTGAAATAGCCACCGGGAATGCGGCCGGCGGCGAAGGTCTTTTCCTGGTAGTTCACGGTCAGCGGGAAGAAATCGATCCCCGGCTTCGGCGATTTGGCGGAGACGACGGTCGCGAGCACGACGGTCTCGCCATAGGTGGCGAGCACGGCGGCGTCGGCCTGGCGGGCGATCTTGCCGGTCTCGAGCACGAGCTTGCGCCCGCCCCACATCAGTTCTTCGGTCTGGACATCGAACATGGATTTTCTTTCGGATCGGATGCGACCCGCCTTCGCGTCTCAAGCCCATGGGCAAGACGGCGAAGCGCTCGGTTCCGGACGGTCACGATCCGCGCCCGAGCGCTCGGCGATCCTGCCATGGGCGAGAGGCGCCCGGCGGGTCATGCGGCAGGCCGCCCCATGCGGCTGCTGCGTTGGAGAGGGGCTTGTGCCGCACCATTGCGGCGAACCCCTTTAACGAAAGCGCCCGGAGCGGAACCGCACCGGGCGTTGGCGTCAGCGGTCGATCAGCGGCGGATGCCGAGCTTCTCGATCAGCGAGCGGTAGCGCGGCTCGCTCTTGCTCTTGAGGTAGTCGAGCAGCGAACGACGCTGCGAGACCATCTTGAGCAGGCCACGACGGGAGTGGTTGTCCTTGGTGTGCGACTTGAAGTGGCCGGTCAGGTTGTTGATGCGCTCGGTGAGGATCGCGACCTGGACTTCCGGCGAGCCGGTGTCGTTCGGCTTGGTGGCATGCTCCTTCATGAGCGCGGTCTTGCGCTCGGCAGTGATCGACATCGTCTGATCCTTCGGTTGGGTGTTGATCTGGCGGGCCGCAGCCGGGATGTCGTCCAGCAGGGTCCGAAGCCCGCGATCCGCCTCATCGCGGAGGGGTCGCGCAGCCGGCCGAGAAGGCCGGTTGGCGGCGGTATACACGAAATGACGGCAAATGCCAGCGCTGCGGCCGAAACCGCGATGCGCCCGGCTGTGGCCCGAGTCGGGAGCAACGGCCGGGGTCGCGTCATCGGGCAACGTCACGCGGATGTCGGAGAAGGATGGTCATCCGTGCGCTCGCAGCGCAGCGGGCCGGGCACTTCGACGAGGCCCGGCCTCTCGAAGGAGGCCGCTGAGCGGCGTTCCCCTCAGGAGCCGCTCAGAACTCTTCCCAGCCGGTGTCGCTGGCGCGGCTGTTGGCGACCTTCTTGGCCGGGGCCGGCGCGGCAGGCGCCAATGCCGGGGCTCGCGCCGGCGCTGCGGCAGGACGCGGAGCCTGCGCCCGCGCGGGCTGGGCCCGGGTCTGGGCGAAGGCGGCTTCCGCCAGCTGGCGCAGGCGGGCGGGTTCGGCTGCCGCCGGCATGGCCGAAGCGTTGCTGGTGAAACCGGCATTCGGCCCGGTCCTGAACGCTGCGACGAGGTCGTTGAGCTGTCCGATGCGGTTGGAGAGCGAACCGGCGGAGGCGGCGCTCTGTTCGGCGAGCGCGGCGTTCTGCTGGGTCATCTCGTCGAGATGGGCCACCGCCTGGCTCATCTCGTCGATGCCATTGGCCTGCTCGCCCGACGCTGCCGAGATGTCGGCGATGGTGGCGGCGACCTTGCGGGAGGCGCTGAGGATCTGCTCCAGCGCCTCGCCGGCCTGGCGCACCAGCTTCACGCCCTCGCCGACCTCGGTGTTGGAGGACGAGATCAGGGCCGAGATGTCCTTGGCCGCCTCGCCGGAGCGCTGCGCCAGGGTGCGGACCTCGGAGGCGACGACCGCGAAACCCTTGCCGGCATCGCCGGCGCGGGCCGCTTCTACCGCTGCGTTGAGCGCCAGCAGGT
Proteins encoded in this region:
- the rpsO gene encoding 30S ribosomal protein S15 — encoded protein: MSITAERKTALMKEHATKPNDTGSPEVQVAILTERINNLTGHFKSHTKDNHSRRGLLKMVSQRRSLLDYLKSKSEPRYRSLIEKLGIRR